The DNA region CACCACGTTCGCGAACACCGGCCCCTTCTTGAAAACAAACTCCCGCACCGTCTCGTCGTAAATTGCCACGCCCGTCACATCCGTCGGCAGCAGATCGCTCGTAAACTGAATGCGCGAAAACGCCGAATCCATCGACCGCGCCAGCGCATACGCGAGCGTCGTCTTCCCCACGCCCGGCATGTCCTCGACCAGCGCATGACCGCCCGCCACGAGACACGTCAGCACCTGATCGATCACCTCGTCCTTACCCTTGATCGTCCGCCGCATATTCGCCCGCACACGATCCAGCGCCTGCTTGCCATCCGCGATCAACGTGCCCGAAACAAATTCACTCATGCGCGCAAGCTACGCAGCCTCCTCCACCCCGCAAACGGGATTTCCAAGGACAGTCGGCCACAACCTCCTTTCAAAAAAAATTCACCGCCACGCCTCAGCCCTCCCGCTGATTCCGCATCCATCTTTCCGTTCCGTATCTGTGCCCATCCGTGAAATCTGTGGTGAAGACTCCGTCTCTGACTTGAAAACCACGCCTGACGCACCGCCCGCCCGCATTCCTCAATCCTGTCCATCCTGAATCACATCCGAACTCAGTCTCCGACTCACCACACACGCCCTCCGCGTCTCCGCGGTAAATTCACCTCTTCGTTCCGACCTTAGCGTCTTCGCGTCTTTGCTATTAACCAACCCGTCATCCGCGATCTGCTCGTATCACGCTTTCGCTACTCGCCATCCGCCATTCACCGCTTGCGCCCGCCCAACCACGTTAGCACCTCCGCCAGCGTCCGTGTATTGAGCACATTCTCCTTCGTCAGCCACCCCTTGCGCGCCGCCACCACACCGTGATGCACGTACGTCAGCCCGCCCGTGTCATGCGCATCCGGATTGATCGCGCACATCAGCCCGCGCTCCGCACCGCGTCTCCACAAACGCCAGTCCATATCCAGCCGCCACGGATTCGCGTTCAACTCGATGACCACCTTGTTCGCGATCGCCGCATCGATGATCTTCGCCGCATTCACCCCGTAAGCTTCGCGCTGAAGTAACAAACGCCCCGTCAAATGCCCGAGCATCGACACATGCGGTGACTCGATCGCCTTGATGATCCGCGCCGTCATCACGTCCTCCGTCTGCGCGAACGCGTTGTGCACCGACGCCACCACATAATCCAGTTTCGCCAGCGTCGCGTCATCGAAGTCCATCCGCCCGTCCGCCAGGATGTCGCACTCGCTTCCACTCAACACCCGCACTCGAAACCGCCCCGACGCATTCAACGCCTCGATCGCCGCGATCTGCTCCATCAACCGCGCCTCGTTCAAGCCATTCGCCTGAAAACTCGCCTTCGAGTGATCGGAGATCCCGAGATATTCCCAACCCAGCGCATCCGCCGCTGCCGCCATTTCATTGAGCGTGTTTCGGCCATCCGAAGCCGTCGTGTGATTATGAAACGCCCCGCGCAAATCCCCATCCTCGATCAGCCGCGGCAGTTCACCCACCTCCGCCGCCTCGATCTCGCCCAACCCTTCGCGCAATTCCGGCGGAATGAATTTCAGTCCTAGGTGCGAAAACAACTCCGCCTCATCTATAATCTTCAAACTCACGTCCGGCCCACCCGCCGCTTTCGCCTTCACCGTGCCTTCACCTTCCGCTGGCACCAGCCCCCACTCGCTCAAACTCAATCCACGCGCGAGCGCCCGCTGCCGCATCTGCACATTGTGATCCTTCGACCCCGTGAAGTGATGCAGCGCAAAAACGAACTGCTCCGCCGGCACGATCCGCAAATCCGCCTGCAAGCCACTCTCGTAACGCACGCTCGCTTTCGTCTCCCCCTTCGCCGTCACCTCCTTCACGCCCGGCCGTGACACAAACCACTCGACCACCGGCGCGACCTGCGATGCCGCCACGATAAAATCCAAATCGCCCACCGTCTCCATCCCGCGCCGCAAACTCCCCGCATGCTCCGCCCGCTGCACTTCGGGAAGCGCCCGCAGCCCCGCCAGAATCGGCTCCGCCACATCGAACGCCACCGCCCGCAAATGCCGCTTCGAGTACGCCTCCCGATTCCGGATACCCGCCAAAATTTTCTCCTGCGACTTCTCCCCAAACCCCGCGAGCGCCGCGACCTTCCCCTCCGCACACGCCTTCGTGAGCCCTTCGATCGTATCGATGCCCAGCTGCTCATTCAGCGCCTTGATCTTCTTCGCCCCGAGCCCGGGAATTTCTAGCATCTCAATCAACCCCGGCGCCACCGTCGCCTTCAGATCCTCATAAAACTTCAAATGCCCCGTCGTGTGCAGCTCCGTGATCTTCTGCACGAGCGCCTCGCCAAAACCTTTGATCTTCCCAAGCCGCTCCTCCGCGATGACCGTCGCGAGATCTTCCTCCAACGCTTCGAGAGTCCGCGCCCCCGTCTGATACGCCCGTGTCTTGAAAGGATTCTCCCCCTTCAATTCCAGCAGCACAGCGATGTCATTCAGCACGTCGGCGATCTCGTTCTTGTTCACATCACCACCCAAACAACGATTCCGCCCCGCGCACTCCGAAAATTCCTTCCACGCGCGACTTCACCTCTGAGGTAGGGACAATGCTCCGCATTGTCCGCCTCCGTCCCTGGGAGCGCCGACGTCCCCGTCGGCTTCGGCCTTCACCCGGTCGTCCATGCTCATCAGCCTCGCCGGCAGTTTGCCCTACTCGCTACCCACCGCTCGCTACTTTCCTCCGCACACCCCCACGCCTCTCACCCTCTGTGCCTCCTCCGTGCTCTCTGTGTAACCATCCGTCCGCAGCCCGCATTCTCCAACAAAACCTTCCGTCGCGAAACACCCGCTCCCTCACTTGAACGTTCAGCGTTAAACGTTGAACGTTGAGCGTTCTCCCGTCCTCGGACTCCCTCCTGTTAATCCTGCCATCCTGCCATCCTGTCCAAAATTCCGCCCATGTCTTTCCTCCGCCTCCGTCTAGCCTCCCTCGCCCTCCTCTCCACCTTCGCCTTCACCGCCTGCGGCAAAAAACAATCCGCCCCCTCCGACTCTTCCTCCTCCACTTCCGCTCCGTCCTCTTCCTCCACCGCCGCTCTCACCAAAATCACCGTCCAACTCGACTGGGTCGCCGAGCCCGAACACGGCGGTTTCTACCAAGCCCTCGCCCGCGGCTTCTTCCGCGAAGAAAACCTCGACGTCACCCTGATCCCCGGCGGCCCCAACGCCTTCGCCACGCAAAAAGTCGCCAGCGGCCAGGCCCAGTTCGCCCAGGCCGACAGCACCAACACCATCCTCGCCATCGCCCAGGGCATCCCCGTCATCAATTTCGCCGCCGTCTTCCAAAACGATCCCTCCGTCCTGATGCTCCACTCGGACAACCCGGTCGCCCGCTTCGAAGACCTCGCCGGCAAGACCATCATGGCCCGCCCCGAATGGGCCTTCATCCCGTACGTGAAGAAAAAATACGGCATCGAGTTCGGCCTCATCCCGCAAAACTTCTCCCTCGCCAACTTCGTCGCCGACAAAAATTTCATCCAGCAAGCCTTCTACATCGCCGAGCCCTTCAACGTCGCCAAGGAGAGCCACGGCACCATCAAAACGAAATACCTCTACCCGTGGGACGCCGGCTTCGACGCGTACGTCACCGTCATCGCCAACAAACCCTGGCTCGCGAAAAACCCCGACGCCGCCCGCGCCTTCTACCGCGCCTACGTCCGCGGCTGGCAGGACTACCTCGAAGGAGACCCCGCACCCGCCCACGCCCTCATGAAGAAAGCCAACCCCGCCGCGACCGACGACTACCTCGCCTTCTCGCGCCAAATGATCATCGACGAAAAACTCGTCATCGGCCGCACCGCCACCGACGCCTCCCAAATCGGCCGCCTCAGCCCCGCCCGCTTCCAAACCCAACTCACCCAACTCCGCGATTTGGACATCCTCAAAAAAGCCCTGACCGTCGACGACGTCCTCGCGTCCGACAGCCCTGCCGCCAAGTAGGCCAGCGTGCTCGCACGCGCTCCGTCCCTGGGAGCGCCGACGGCCCGTCGGCTCCGGCAATAGACTCCATCGATACTGTACCGACTACACACTCCACTGACCGCAGCCCTCTCATCACTCCGACCAATCCTCTTAATCCCGTTAATCCTGTCCAAATTCCGATTCCCAAATCGCGGCACCCCGACCCCTTCTCAATTCACCTCATGAATAGCGCGAAACGATATCGACTGGGCGGAAGCAACGAGACCATCGACGAGAGAGAGGAAGCCACATTTCGAGAAGCAGCGCGGCTCCGATTGCTGCAGACCAGTCCTCGTTTTAAGAGAAGGGACCGCTACTTCCGTTTTGCGACCATCGCACTGTGGCTGACCTTCTACATCTGCGGTCTCCTGAGCATCCCTTCAAAATCGAAACACTCCCCCTTTGAAGGGAACACTCACATGAAAATAGGAGCCGTCATGTTTGTCACAGTCGGCCTCATTGGATTGCTCGAATGGCGGAAACGTAAATCGATGGATGCTGAAATTCGGCGGATATTTAGGTTAGACGATTTCAAAGCAGTCGAAGCAGCAGTGGAGCAAAAACACGGACGCGTTATTTAATTTATCCCGCACGAAAACAGCGCGGACATCGCCGAATAAATTCCTTTCGCCCAGCACCCCGCCTGCGCCCAACTACAAACTACCTCCGTCCGCCAACCCGGCCCAAGCCCTGCTACCTTTCGGCATTCAACCTTCGCCCTCCTAATCGCCGTTCCTCTCAGACACTGGTCATTGGTCACTGGTTAACTGGTCATCCCCATCATGCCCGAACTCCGCGACTGCATCGTCCTCCACGGCCCCGACCTCGTGCCGCACCGCGCACGCCGCTTCGCCTGGGTTCACGACACCATCACCGCCATCGAACTCGGCGAACCCTGCACCCAGCTCGACACCGGCGCCCTCGTCGTAATCCCCGGCCTCTACAACAGCCACACCCACATGGGCGACAGCGCCCTCCCCGACGGCGCCACCGGCCTCACCCTCGAACAAGCCTTCTTCCGGCCCGACGGCTATAAATACCGCGAACTCGCAAAACTCTCCGAGGAAACCCACCTCCCGCACCTCGTCGCCCATCTTGGATACATGGCCCGCTGCGGCGTCGTCTGCCACCTCGACTTCCGCGAACAAGGCCTCCCCGGCGCCCGCCTCCTCCGCAAAGCCTCCGAGCAAACCGGCGTCCAATCCATCATCCTCAGCCAGTTCAACGAATCGCCCATCCCCGAAGACCAGCTCCGCGCCAACCTCTCGCCCCTCCCCGAAACCGCGCGCCTCGAACTCGAGCAAATCCTCACCATCGCCGACGGCTTCTCCGAAAGCACGATGAACGACCTCACGGACAACGCCTGGCGCGAAATCCGCGACATCACCTCCGCCCGCCGCAAACTCCGCGCCATCCACTGCCTCGAAAACCCCGGCTACCGCGACCTCTCCGTCGCGACCACCGGGCGCGGCGACCTCATCCGCGCGCTCGAGATTTACGACCCGCACCTCGTCGTGCACATGACCGCCGCCAACGCCGACGAAATCGCCCTCCTCGCCCGCTCCGGCAAAACCGCCGTCCTCAACCCCCGCGCCAACGCCGCCCTCGGCCTCGCCCTCCCGCCCGTCGCCGCCCTCCTCGCCGCCGGCGCCAATCTCCTCCTCGGCACCGACAACGGCATGCTCAACAGCCCCTCGATCCTCGCGGAGTTGGATTTCACCTTTAAAGTCGCCAAGTCCCAATTCGCCGACGCCCTCCGCCCCGATCCGACGGCGATCTTGAAAATGGCCACGAGCAACATCCGCCCCGCGCTCGGCGGCGACCACTTCGGCCACCTCGCCCACGGCCTGCCCGCCAGCTTCGTCATCCTCGACTTCACCGCCCCCCACCTCCGCGCCACGCGACATATTACCGCAAGCATCGTCGGCCGAGTCACCCCCGCCGACATCCTCGCCACCTACCACACCGGCCGCGAACTCTACCGCGCGCCCGCATTCACCTTCTAGGGCCGGAGCTCCAGTTCGTTTTTGGATTCCAAAAGTCGCCAGCCCACTCTGCTGAACTTAAGAGTTGCGACTCAGGATTCGTCCGTCCGAAGAATTCTCCACCCCAGCCCCCGTATGACTCAAGAACGAGCAGAAAAAGCTAAACGCCCGGCCCGTGTTTCAAAATTTCACTGCTCCAAGTTCATCGACTTGGTTCTTGTTATGGATGCCGATGGGCAACGCGTCACAACGATTAAAGTGGGTCGCATCGTGAGTGATCGTCGAGAGGCTTCCGTTTGTCCCCTACTCGGCAAAGCGTATCTTGGCGGCACCGGGCGGGAAGTGAGCCTTCTGCGGGTGATTGCTGATATTAAAGCACTCGTCGCTGCGAAAACCGGGTCGTCGAATTGGCGCTTCGCGACCAGCACAGGTGGTAAACACTCTCCTGTCGTAGCTGGGCCTCTCGCGGAAAAACTTGCGGCGTGAAAGCAACTAACTGGGTGCTGATCGATACGGAGACTTCCGGGATCTACACCAACCCGGT from Nibricoccus aquaticus includes:
- the polX gene encoding DNA polymerase/3'-5' exonuclease PolX, producing MNKNEIADVLNDIAVLLELKGENPFKTRAYQTGARTLEALEEDLATVIAEERLGKIKGFGEALVQKITELHTTGHLKFYEDLKATVAPGLIEMLEIPGLGAKKIKALNEQLGIDTIEGLTKACAEGKVAALAGFGEKSQEKILAGIRNREAYSKRHLRAVAFDVAEPILAGLRALPEVQRAEHAGSLRRGMETVGDLDFIVAASQVAPVVEWFVSRPGVKEVTAKGETKASVRYESGLQADLRIVPAEQFVFALHHFTGSKDHNVQMRQRALARGLSLSEWGLVPAEGEGTVKAKAAGGPDVSLKIIDEAELFSHLGLKFIPPELREGLGEIEAAEVGELPRLIEDGDLRGAFHNHTTASDGRNTLNEMAAAADALGWEYLGISDHSKASFQANGLNEARLMEQIAAIEALNASGRFRVRVLSGSECDILADGRMDFDDATLAKLDYVVASVHNAFAQTEDVMTARIIKAIESPHVSMLGHLTGRLLLQREAYGVNAAKIIDAAIANKVVIELNANPWRLDMDWRLWRRGAERGLMCAINPDAHDTGGLTYVHHGVVAARKGWLTKENVLNTRTLAEVLTWLGGRKR
- a CDS encoding ABC transporter substrate-binding protein, with amino-acid sequence MSFLRLRLASLALLSTFAFTACGKKQSAPSDSSSSTSAPSSSSTAALTKITVQLDWVAEPEHGGFYQALARGFFREENLDVTLIPGGPNAFATQKVASGQAQFAQADSTNTILAIAQGIPVINFAAVFQNDPSVLMLHSDNPVARFEDLAGKTIMARPEWAFIPYVKKKYGIEFGLIPQNFSLANFVADKNFIQQAFYIAEPFNVAKESHGTIKTKYLYPWDAGFDAYVTVIANKPWLAKNPDAARAFYRAYVRGWQDYLEGDPAPAHALMKKANPAATDDYLAFSRQMIIDEKLVIGRTATDASQIGRLSPARFQTQLTQLRDLDILKKALTVDDVLASDSPAAK
- a CDS encoding amidohydrolase family protein, which codes for MPELRDCIVLHGPDLVPHRARRFAWVHDTITAIELGEPCTQLDTGALVVIPGLYNSHTHMGDSALPDGATGLTLEQAFFRPDGYKYRELAKLSEETHLPHLVAHLGYMARCGVVCHLDFREQGLPGARLLRKASEQTGVQSIILSQFNESPIPEDQLRANLSPLPETARLELEQILTIADGFSESTMNDLTDNAWREIRDITSARRKLRAIHCLENPGYRDLSVATTGRGDLIRALEIYDPHLVVHMTAANADEIALLARSGKTAVLNPRANAALGLALPPVAALLAAGANLLLGTDNGMLNSPSILAELDFTFKVAKSQFADALRPDPTAILKMATSNIRPALGGDHFGHLAHGLPASFVILDFTAPHLRATRHITASIVGRVTPADILATYHTGRELYRAPAFTF